The DNA region TCCATTTTCTGCTCCGGCTTGGTCTCCTAAATTCCAATCGCAATTTTCGTACATTTAAACAAGAATTCGAGCCACTCAGATTCTACTTGGGAATAAATCCGGTAGGACTATATTGTCTacatattatatcatatatcgTGGAAGATTTAACGAGCGTGGTTGCACTTTAAATAAACACATGCTGCATTTACTGTGATGCCGGAATTAATCCAAACCAAATTGAGTCATTATGCGAGTAGCTTGGAAGTGCTCAACAAATATTGGGAAAACTTTAGCATGACATCGAGTTACCATAGCACATTTGATACTTTTAATTCAAACATTTAGTATTTCAGTTcaagtatttagtatttttagtaATCGTGATTAGCACAAGTGTTTTTTACTTCTACTTTCAATTTAAGTATTTAGTATTACGGTTGAAGTATTTAGTagcttttataatttatcaCAAATAGTAAAAGTACTAAACACTTAATCTGAAATACTAACATTTGAGCTAAAATACCAAGCGTGTTACTGTAACTTGACGTCACGTTAGGATTTtccttgttttcttttcttttcgtgTATCTTTGCTTccgttctttctttctttctttctttctttctttctttctttttcttcttttttgaaaaCGTTTTGTCCTTTGGGATTTTCCAGAACTATATTTTGTATCttcattttaatttctcatgagctattaaagaaaagaaaaaaagaaaaaaaaagtttgtaatTTTTCCAAAGGGATAGGAATGTtaccttttttcttcttccctgGGGAGCATAAGCAATATCCAAAAACCGTAACGATGATACAACCAATGATGGCAGCTCCTATTCCCACTCCAATCTTAATTATCCCCCCGCGCCTTACGCGAATCTTAATCTTAACCTCTGTGTCGGTTGCGTCCTTGCCATTACTGCCTGGGGAACATGACTTGCCAATATTTGGATTCCCCTGTTGTCTGTACAAAATGTATAGAAGAATATGACTATTTGAGGAGTGATTCTGTATTCGGAGAAGCATGTGTTATCGGAACTTACAGTCTGTAGTTGTTGCTCGATTTGATGGAACTAGGTACGGGTCCACAGAGATCGTTGTCCGACAAGTCTCTGAGGTCAAACACGGGAGAAATGATGGCGCACAACAAAGTAATTATGTTGTATGCAAATTTAAAGATAGCTAGGGAAATACTGCTACGTATTAATGTACACACACTTCACCTTATGGTACAATCTAATGTTTTTACTTTGGATCGCCTAGCTTAAAATATGCGTGTGTTCAACTATTATACAAGTACAGCTCTCGGTGAGGTATGTAAATCTGATCGCTGAGAGATCAAACTAGATCGTACTTACACAATGCACTATATAGAATGCTCAATGCTATATACATCGAGACTCATGCAATAAAAAACGATCTATGATCTAGtaggaaaagaagagaaaaactCACAGATGTTCCAGATGAGGGAAGCTGGTACCCAGAAAATCAGGTATGTTTCCGTAAATCGAATTATTTGACATGTCTCTACCCAAAATCgaagaataattaattagtttatgcgtaaaattaagatatatatatatatatatatataaacacacGCATCTGAAGCACTAATTTTGGCAAACGACTCACATTCTTGTTAAGGCATCCATTGTACTAAAATCTGGAAGTTGGCCGTCCAGACCAAAGCTGCGCAGGTTCCTGACGCATGAAACACATTCCCGTGAAACCCCCCAAGGATCGATCAATACGAGATTTAATTTACTCGTACATTCAATTCAAAATGCACGATAACCAATTATATATGCACGCATGAAAATTAAGCTGATTAAGATTATAAGTTGGACCAATGAGAAAAGAcagaaaattgaagaaaattctTTAACTATATGTTTCTAATTCTGTCTCCTGAAATGTCGATCAATGACCAAAGTGCTTACAGAGCTGTTACACGAGGAGGATCAGCATTTAAATCACAGCTGATCCAGATCCAGGAATATGAACTTGGACGGCAAGGATCGCCGGTCCAATCACGTAGCACAGAATATGCTTTCTTCAACATTTCTAACCCTTGAACTGCATCATACGTAATTGCATACATTCAGAGATCATCCAGAAAGGAAAAGTACATACTATATATTTGTTGGCTTTGTTAACCGAGAATAACGATATCCAGTCATGCATAATAATATACTCACCATCATTTGGATCGGTCCCTTCGTTCAGTTCCTGGCTAAGGGAATAGGTCTCCATGGCATTGAGGATGGGAGGGAGAGTGGAATTCGCAGTTGGTACCAAATAGAATTTGGTGTCGTTGGAAAGATATAAGTTAGTGTAGGACAGTTCAAGCACAGACTCATACGGAGGGCTGATGCGGTGTGCGCTCATAAGGATCTTGTCCCTGTAAAGCAGGAATGATCGTGTCTCACCTGCTGATAGGGAAGTTACTTCGGAGAAGTACAAGTACATGTACACATTGAATGCAGAGGGGTCGGGTACCCAGAAGCTTAAATTGCTTCCAGTGATCGCTTTTTGCATGATGGCCATGGGAGGTTCATTGTAAGTAGTTCCCGTTGTGATCGATGGGGCATCGCTCGTGACTGCATTGGCGCTGGGCACCTCGAACCATATCCGGTCATAAGTATCGTCTGGATACCTGGTGATCAACGTACTCACAAAACATGCTCATATTCAATCACAGTGCATTATATAACACTAGCTATGTTAGTTTTCACGCACGCACAGGACAATCCATGATGTCCCGACGGCCTGGCCTCACAAAACATATCTCAATCACAAGAATATTAGTTAGTTGGAAACTAGCTCATAATATAATGTTTTCGCGTACATACCTGATGGTCTTATTACTTCCAAAAGCACCCCTTGCCATGGCAAACAACGCATAATTTGCAGGGACGGCATTGTACATCGTGTAACGCAACCTGCACACTTCGAGCGTGGATATGAAAGGATTCATCCCCGGTTCTCTTTGAGCAATGCATATGTTTGTGGCCTTGGCCTTGACCACGTATATTGTCTCGTAAGAGAGGGGCTTATTATCTAAGGTTGTCTGCACTTTGGTCCAGTAGTTGCCATCAAACATAAGTTCGAAAGAGGGGGGGTTCGATAGTCCATCATAATTTCCGTAATAGAAGCTCGCTCGAACTAGAATCCGCACCAAGTCTGAGCCTGCAGTGCCTATATCTATCGAATAACAGTACTTTTTCCAAATAAGGTAATTGTCCGAATTCGGGAATACCCTCAGCGTCCTCATAGGGAGTGGCAGATTATCATTAACATTGATCGAAGGCACAACTTTGGGGAATCCAATCTGCATGAAGTCGGCATCCCCAGTCCAAGGAATGGAATTCTCATCAGTGTACATGCCCGACGCTCCACAGTTGATGCTTGCAATCAACTCTGAAAATCATATGTATATGACATGTTATGTATATGACTATGTGAAAATCGATCTCGAAAATGTTTAGACCCTTACCATTCTGAGCGGGGAGGAAAGCTGCCGAAAGAAATAGAAACAGCGTTAATATGACATAGCTGGTCATGGTTGTCCCTTTCATGCAAATGAACCAATCCACAGGCTCTGCGGATTGATTATGTGTTTACGTATATACACaaggaaaattatatataatatactaaatgttttgtatttttaacGTTGTGTACTCCGAGAAAGAGGGTGTAGTGTAGTGGCTAACATCCTCACCTAGTAACCTAGATGTTTTTggttcgattctcatcagtgggactacatgtatttctttatttagatttcattttcatttcattgtattaggccATGAGCCTCttattgtaaccgaaaaaatgtTGTTTATACCATTGATGGATTAATAAAGCCGAAACGAATATTATTATGACAAATGACAtaactatttatttatttgtttagttatttattaatGTTTAACGTGGAGAGCTTGAACCAAAAAGGCCCAAGACGTGTATTATAGTTATGTTTTGCCTGgtcaaaaattttactttgcCTTAGCCAAAGTAATCCTCGTTCCGACGCGTGTGAGATTCTCTCTTGATGAGATTTATATACAGCCAGTtttttattgttaaattagtggtataaaaaaaagtgtgcGATGAGaattaagaattttaaatTCGATCAGTTGACTATCCGtgtctttttattaattattaaaatttatattttattgtattaggtTCATGAGTTATTCTTGTAATCCAAAAAAGTCCATTGgtcatatatattgtttataGTGCCTCTAGAGCGGGACACTCAATAATGTCTCATGGTGAGACATATATTTTATCCATTAGATATTTTAACATGAAATCTTGATTATtcataatatacatattttgCCGCTTAAATTATAGTCCTTCAACTATTAATTTCGCGATTTTTGCCCATAATAGTTTGTCACACGTGTCCACACGCGGCCAACATATAATAAGGTAATGGGCACAGCTCAACCCTAATTAATCTGATTAAAACCGAACCAGTAGACTGATTTTTTGCAACTCCAATTTGGTATTATTTAATAAACCAGTTTGTTCGGTTTTCCATTGGTTCATTATATCATTTGCAAACCAGGTTTTTCAGGTCTTTCATCCATTCATCCTATTGTTTTCAATTTCGATCACCATGTTTGATCATCATCTAGTAGTTGATACAAAGGTTTCCGCCTTTTCGATCATCAAATTGCTACCACAAACAATCAGTTTTCTCACCTCTGTATATttagttgaaaattttctttaccGGAATTGAAACTTTAACTCCTTCATCAATTTCCCAATACATTTGATATGAAAATAACCCCCTTGTCGGACGTCTCGTTGTTGCGACTGGAAACTAGTTTGAATTATGATGGCCAAGTCCTATCAACATGTTTTGCTTCACTTTGTCAAATCGCGCCGTGGCCCAAAGCTTCTCATATTATTATTGGAGAGTTCGACGTTGGCCAGTTGTGTTGATTTTTCTAACTTTTTTTCGGCAAGGAtcagtttttcttttggcaacgatgatttccttatttgaTTCCCCAACATTAAGGAATATTTTGCAACCTTTTTTTCGATGAGTTGATATTTTCCAAGAATATTTCATTAGTttattgatttaatttttcttttaaaaactGTTTTATACTATTCGCTTAGGCtaaaatgcacattacattcgGGTAAACTACATTGACTTGTAGAATAatcaaatttatcattatCATAGTATTATTTGCCTTGTTGGTTTAACTGATTGGCTCAAGCCAATATTGTATATCAATAACACGATATAGTCcttagctttttttttgtccactTTCCCACAGTATAACTTCCCGGCTATATTCCctaaaatcatgggatatcTTCACGAAATGCATTCCACAACATGTTTGGTTCGTCTCACGATTTTATTCCCTAAAATCAAGGGAAATTTTAAGGAAATAAGTTGGACTGATATATATCTCTACTGTGAAGGGAAAACTTAAGGGCAAGACCGGTGCACGTTCTACTGGGCAAGAGAGAACATAGTCACTTGAACAAAAGAAGAGGCTTGAGAAATATCTTTCCCAATACGACAATCTAACACATGCCCTCAAATACCGCATCAAGGAGTGTCACTGCTTAATCGAGAACTTGAAGAAAAAGGACGACATATGTAAATCTTTTCTTTGTGTAATGGGAGCATAAGGGGATAAGCTAGTTTTAAGGCTCAAACCCCCGTTGTTCACTTGAGTGGCAATGAATAAGAACTACTcttgtattttgatattttttaaaaattagttcATATTTTAATGCATGGGCCTAAATTGATCGAACCATTAGAAATTATGAATAatgattcattttcattttgacGGAAAAATCACAGCTTATAATAGTATAATAACTGTTGGATCGGGCGCGTAGCACAATCTGCTCCAAACTACAATTTCTCAATACTGTATGGTTTAAcataataattatgacaaaTATAAATTTGGACACCGCGTGCATATAATAATTCCTTGTGAATGAGTTAGTGGCAGGACATGTTCATCATAAATTGGTCCGGGTTTATTATGTAACACGTCATGGCCAATACTCTATGTCTGATACTTTTTCAGTCTTGCTTGGGTTACTTAGGATGTTGGCTCGAGCTATCAATCAATTTGTGGGGTTTTATCACAAAGCATCACAACGCTTCATTATTCCCGCatagaaaaaaattccaaGCTCCAGAAAAGACATTGATAAATGACACATCTCTTCAATAAACTCTATCCCACGGCATTCTACCTCTCCCCCTTTCAATAAATAGGTCATCAACATGTTAATGACTCAAATTTCTTCTTCCCCAGTTTCAGTCTACACAAGTTATGGATCTAAATTTCTTTAGTTTGTGAGAGTAAAATTTGATCTTAAAGACTTCGAGCAAAATTGATTTTGGTTGATTGAATGACTTGCCAAAGCCGATCTTCATATTCTTTTCATGTTTATAGTCTATGCTGTTGATGAATGGAGCAATGATGACAACCATCCGttagaaataaatatctaGAATAAGACTAACTTTTCTTCTGTTTATTATATTGGCTCCATCGAATTGTAATGTTTGCTAGAGCTTATTTGGATTATAAATAGTCTTAGTAATATGAATTTCTTTAAGAGGGAAAACAAAAGCATCATTGAAGTGGAACCTGATAAAAAACTACCAAGTAGGTACATTTACAGATTGGCTATGACTAATTCTTGAATCTGCTTAAGCCATTTTATGTACCCTGTTGAAAAACTGCTAAATTcgtgtatttatatattggcatgggctaatttttttttaattcgcTTCAGCCATCATAAGGACCTTGATGAAAAACAGCTCAGTTGCAGTCTTTATATATTGGCTCTGGCAAATTATGTCGTTCGCCTGGGCAATTTGTAGGACCCGGATAAAAAATTGACAGCTTCGTATTGGCCGTGACCAATTCTTCAATCTGCTAGAGCAATTCTAGATAAAGGGATAACAACAAGTAATTCTAAAATGGCGGTTTACAAGAAGCgcattattcattttttttttacattttcttcctaaatttattttacttttttaattcCATAGTTTTAGGGATAGTGATCCCCGTAAAAAAACTGTCATTCCGTATTTTAAGGAAGTTAAATTAGGgaagttatttttttccatttgttttgcagacaattgaaataaaaaggcaACCATTTATTCACCAGAAGCCACCATCGACGACATTGTTCATCATCTTTAAAATATGTCAACAGTTATTTTAACAATCTCGTTTCCTTTCCATAATCTTGTTGTCGTTTAATGAATTTACGTCCCGCCATGCCCGTGTCCGTCGAATTCAGATCTTCGTCCAATTGCATGACAAGGCAACAACCAATGGTCATCATTAGCATGTACGAGCATGGCTAGACATAAATTGTTCATGAAACTAAATCATAAAATTACTAAACTCATTTGTTTGATTCATTGGATTATGTATTGTTTCATTCAGCTATAATTCTCCAATGAAAACCTAAGTCTGTCTCTCTATTCTCCGGCAATGATGGGAGGCATGGCCGACGATGGTGTTTCATATGAATAACTAAATGTTTAAACCGAGTCTACGAATCACCAATAAATCCGAGCCCATTTAATTATAAACCGCCTTCTAAAAAACCGGTTATCTTGAAAAACCGTTTGGTTAAAAAATATCGGCTTGGGTTTCTTGTGGTACAGGCAAAAGCGGTTAAAGGTCGGATAGTAATTGCGACACGTGTCGGCGTCTAAATGCGACACATCATTAATCTAACATATTTGATTGTTTTGGAATGTAATCCGATGATATTGtaacgaaattaaaaaaattgcgggtcaaaatgttaattttactaaaatgtaaaaaagtgTATGTCCCATGTGATAGCATGTCTCATGCTAGAATTTCTCCATTGTTTAATATCGCCCAAAAGTCATCTCCTCTGACGGAGTTGAGTCAATTATTAGTtagtattattaattattaggcaTTTAATCAGATTAATATATAAGTATGTCAAATTCGGCGAGTAAGGGAAACTAAGGATATTTCGGCTTAAATTGTGCTTCTAGAATATCTTACTTTGCGCAAGTGATTAAATAACTTTATACAAGCTGTCAGATGGAATTTGATCAAATATGCTTTTCGAGCTTGGCTGTATTTGGATTTAAGTAATTGCGATTGTAGATTTTCTTTATTGTGAAAAGTCAACggattcaccgaaaaaaaagtcAACCGAGGATGAAACAAACAATCAAACATCTGAttctataaatttaattttttttgcaaatATTTGTTTTATATCTTTATGGTAATCACTCTACAATTAAAATATGCCGGTTGATGTGGATATTATTTACCATTAAAAGCCTGTGTAATCAACGCGGCTTCATTCTAGTTGTTCGACGCTATTTTTTCCTTAAGTAAGATTTCGGATTCAAGTAAttcgagttttataaatggaaaaaataatgaccGGAGAGCTTTATCCAGTAGACTGATACTGCTTGACCATAATTAATCAAAACCTATTCGAGTTCTGTATACCAAGTGATACATATCGAAAACAAGCCGTGTGAAGGCTTAGTGCCTTGGATGTGCCTGTGACAGTACCCTGGTCATTCCCGTGGTCATGCCCTGAGGACTTACCCGAGCAGGACGATGGGAAATTAGCACCACGTGGCCCTTGGATATTCAAAATCCGAATTTCACGCCCATGTACTTCCCCGAGTCCCGAGGTATTTAGCACAATGTAGCCCGGGGATATTCAAAATCCGGATTTCACACCCCTTGACGTGTATGTGTGCACCCGTGGATGTGCCCCAGGACATGTCCTGGACGTGCCCTGGACGGACCCAGGAACGAAGATCTCCTCTCTACAAAAAAAAGCCCATTTGTATCtattcatcaaaaaagaaaagctcatTTGTATTAATCCAATCCCAACTCGGGATTTCAGGTTTTGTTTGGTACGCGAAAACATTGGAGTTCttaatcaaaatataattatatatatgtatatatttttagatatttaaaattaaaaagaaaatatatgatactTGAGTAGTTGAAATGAGAGAATTTTATGATAAAATCTGTACGaaacaatatatttttctaattttctcatGAGATGCTGTTAGTATTAATGAAAATACATAACAAagcatattttttaaattttaaattaaataaatatttttagtttttgagctttttctaaatttgtaataatttttaataaaaaaattttctttctcaattttaaaaatatattatgataaGATCGAGATAGAAAGGAgtattttcctaattttttttcataggGCATTGTTAGTTACAAAAATCTTTAATAAAGCatgttattttttgaatttttcagctaaataaatatttttggtttgtgagtttttaataattttgggaaaaataaaacttcaaatttttttaaaaatattttttgataatatccggataaaacaatttttaaaaatattttctaatgtGTTTATAAGCTGGATCTATCACCGCATTACAGATAGAAAAAAATACTCATAAATCATCATCACCCAGCATTTGATAATAGTGCTGCCCAAAGACATAACGGTAAATTCTTTAATTACAATTTTCAACAATTaaaaacatacatatattataaaataaaattgatgaaaaggAAACTtgattatattttcaattgggcaaattacaaaaaaaaaaacctaaattttgtaaaacgtctcaATTTTACtctaaattttactttgtaacaaaaaaacaacATGTTTTGATAATCGTCCCAGATTTGGCTTCTGTTACTATTCCCTTAAGATTTTTGTCTATTTGCTTACGTGGATTTTATGGGACTCACTAAATTTGCACATTATTTgatcatcttctcttttctttacaaaGATAACTTAAGTTTTCATAAAACTCTCAATTTTGTTctaaattttgattaaaaaaatacatgttgGTATCCTGTTTTGATCCACCAGCTCTAAGAGAGAACATCAACAGCATTCTTGACTATAACTCGGAAACATTCAGCTAAAAAAGACTATAACCCAGAAACTATTACAGAAAAAGACCTAGCAAATCTCAGATTACTATTCACAGTTGGGTTAGCCAAGTTACATCTCACCGATGGATGACAAAAATGGCAATTTTGCCCCTCCTCCTTGTGATCATGCTAGGTTGTCGATTTCGACTTTTTCTTGTGTTGCGATCCTCGTGCATCGCATAAAATGCCGTTGATGTTCTCTCCTGGAGTCGGTGGATCAAAACGGGGTGctaacatgtatttttttaaattacaaattaaaatatcgaataaaattgagacttttatgaaaacttaggatatttttgtaaagaaaagaaaatatgatcAAATGATGTGCAAATTTGGTGGGTCCTATAAAGTTCACGTAGGCAAATAGACGGAAATCTTAACAGAATAGTAATGAAGGTCAAATCTGAGATGATTATCAAaacatgtaatttttttgttacaaagtaaaatttaggacaaaactgagacgttttacaaaagttttttttttttgtaatttaccctttattCTATGAAATGCGTGGCCTCCATTCCTAGTATTGAGAGTGGAGCTACTGTTTGAACGGACTAATGGCTTCAATGCTACAGAATGCATAGATTTCTAAATAAAATGTTCTCagattttttagattttaaaattcttaagGGATCGCGAGTTTTAAAGTtttgaataaatattttcttataagaCTTAGATCAAAGAATATTTTGAAAGGAGATGCAATTTGTTATAGAATATTTAATAAGTCATAAATTTTTAACAGAATATAATTTGAATTTcataagattttattatatacccttattaaataaatcttgagtttctaattttttcaGTTTTATAAGATCGTTTAATAATaatgtcagcacccaattttggcccaccgactctagaggggcaaaatcgtcattttgccaCTCGTGAGGGAAGtgtttccgattaattactcgagtattcacgacttttttgaaaataacaaatttgcctaatttaacactaattttatgatttttcaaaaaataatactatttgaaATGTTTTCGGTctcgcgtacatcgacgtcaattttcaaaatctgggacaaaattcgagattgaaaataattttatcgcataatattgatcaacgaatttttctgagcacAATGatggtctcgaattatttttccgacaTCTGATCAAGAAGgcagaattttcaattttgtacgCGCAtcgaattcaaaaaaaaaaaaaaaaagtggtttGAACCGGTTAGAAGTCgtctgacttctgaccgttgaCTCGACAACCCCCCAGgccctgttcttcttcttcctttcagctttcctcttcttttcttcttctttttttttct from Punica granatum isolate Tunisia-2019 chromosome 3, ASM765513v2, whole genome shotgun sequence includes:
- the LOC116198473 gene encoding probable LRR receptor-like serine/threonine-protein kinase At1g05700, producing MLKKAYSVLRDWTGDPCRPSSYSWIWISCDLNADPPRVTALNLRSFGLDGQLPDFSTMDALTRIDMSNNSIYGNIPDFLGTSFPHLEHLDLSDNDLCGPVPSSIKSSNNYRLQQGNPNIGKSCSPGSNGKDATDTEVKIKIRVRRGGIIKIGVGIGAAIIGCIIVTVFGYCLCSPGKKKKGDQAGAENGANQEERQNRNAGAEESHQDRINGTT
- the LOC116200397 gene encoding uncharacterized protein At1g24485-like codes for the protein MYTDENSIPWTGDADFMQIGFPKVVPSINVNDNLPLPMRTLRVFPNSDNYLIWKKYCYSIDIGTAGSDLVRILVRASFYYGNYDGLSNPPSFELMFDGNYWTKVQTTLDNKPLSYETIYVVKAKATNICIAQREPGMNPFISTLEVCRLRYTMYNAVPANYALFAMARGAFGSNKTIRYPDDTYDRIWFEVPSANAVTSDAPSITTGTTYNEPPMAIMQKAITGSNLSFWVPDPSAFNVYMYLYFSEVTSLSAGETRSFLLYRDKILMSAHRISPPYESVLELSYTNLYLSNDTKFYLVPTANSTLPPILNAMETYSLSQELNEGTDPNDGEYIIMHDWISLFSFKG